Proteins encoded by one window of Anaerosporomusa subterranea:
- a CDS encoding DNA topoisomerase 3 — MRLFIAEKPSMAAELAKCLPGTASRKDGYIVTDGGVVTWGYGHVLRQAEPGEYDSRYEKWRAEDLPIIPADWKLLVADSCRKQFAVIKHLIEQANEIVHAGDPDREGQLLIDEVLDYLHNEKPVQRILLNALDEKSIKKAIADLRDNRDFFSLKQSALARSRADWLIGMNLSRAYTLAAQRAGHRTTLPVGRVKTPTLALVVRRERELEAFKPADYFTVKADFQHVNGVFTAYWKPRDNQAGMDSEGRLADAAVAKRLINAVETAAEASEVILCETSEKKEPQKLPVSLSSLQVMAGKKFGYDPQTVLDTAQKLYEKKLTTYPRSDCEFLPESQHADAAAILGNLRETGKCDLAQWSDGAEPTIVSRAWNDKKITAHHAIIPTTVKCNLMTMNESERNLYILIAQAYIAQFYPVHVYDQTKVEVSHAGETFTASGRIITEIGWKAVYGADTDDKKEEDGATLPAMTKGDAVTLLRASADKKSTKPPQRFTAATLLAAMKEIHKYVKNPELKKRLKDVAGIGTEATRATIIRELIERGFLIEQTKKKYLCPTDSAYLLIDALPDEMTYPDSTALWENILHEMAQGSESLEDFLTGQAEFAADLCGKAIGLTMPLQGEHHCPQCGQGVLQQRSGRNGKFWGCSRYPECRASYDDQGDAPKKPDYPCPRCRQGELRLKNGKNGNFWGCTKFPACRATYNDKEGKPALPER; from the coding sequence GTGAGACTATTTATAGCGGAAAAACCCAGTATGGCTGCTGAACTGGCGAAATGCTTGCCTGGTACCGCCAGCCGCAAGGACGGTTATATCGTCACCGACGGCGGCGTTGTAACCTGGGGCTATGGCCATGTGTTGCGTCAGGCGGAGCCAGGCGAATACGATAGCAGATATGAAAAGTGGCGAGCCGAAGATTTGCCGATTATCCCGGCAGATTGGAAACTGTTGGTGGCCGACTCCTGCCGCAAGCAATTTGCCGTGATTAAGCACTTGATTGAACAGGCGAATGAAATCGTCCATGCTGGTGACCCTGATCGTGAGGGTCAGCTATTAATTGACGAAGTGCTTGACTATCTTCACAATGAAAAACCGGTGCAACGTATTTTGTTGAATGCGCTTGATGAAAAAAGCATCAAAAAGGCGATTGCCGATTTGCGCGACAACCGGGATTTCTTCTCGCTGAAACAATCTGCGCTGGCCAGATCACGAGCCGACTGGCTGATCGGCATGAACTTGTCCCGCGCCTATACGCTGGCAGCCCAACGCGCTGGGCATAGAACTACCTTACCGGTCGGACGGGTAAAAACCCCTACTCTTGCCCTTGTCGTCAGGCGGGAACGGGAGCTAGAGGCCTTCAAACCTGCAGACTACTTTACTGTAAAAGCAGATTTTCAGCATGTAAATGGTGTCTTTACAGCGTATTGGAAACCGCGGGACAATCAGGCAGGCATGGATTCAGAAGGCCGGCTGGCTGACGCGGCAGTTGCCAAACGACTGATCAATGCGGTTGAGACTGCAGCCGAAGCCTCAGAAGTCATCCTTTGTGAGACATCGGAGAAAAAGGAGCCGCAGAAATTGCCGGTGTCGTTGTCCAGCTTGCAGGTAATGGCAGGCAAGAAGTTTGGCTATGACCCGCAGACAGTTCTTGATACAGCGCAAAAACTATATGAAAAGAAACTGACCACCTATCCGCGGTCTGACTGTGAATTTTTGCCTGAGTCGCAACACGCTGATGCTGCCGCCATTCTGGGCAATCTGCGTGAAACGGGAAAGTGCGACCTAGCGCAATGGTCTGATGGGGCTGAGCCAACGATCGTAAGTCGAGCCTGGAATGATAAAAAGATCACAGCCCACCATGCGATCATTCCGACTACAGTAAAATGCAATCTGATGACCATGAACGAGAGTGAGCGAAATCTATACATTCTGATCGCACAAGCTTATATTGCGCAGTTTTATCCTGTTCACGTTTATGATCAAACGAAAGTCGAAGTATCACATGCCGGTGAGACCTTCACCGCCAGTGGCCGTATCATAACCGAGATAGGTTGGAAAGCCGTATATGGTGCTGATACAGATGATAAAAAAGAAGAAGATGGCGCCACACTGCCCGCGATGACGAAAGGCGATGCAGTAACCCTTCTTCGCGCATCGGCTGACAAAAAATCAACCAAACCGCCGCAACGCTTTACCGCAGCCACCTTGTTGGCGGCGATGAAGGAAATACATAAATATGTGAAGAATCCGGAACTAAAGAAGAGACTAAAAGATGTCGCCGGCATTGGCACAGAAGCCACTCGCGCTACTATTATCAGGGAACTGATTGAACGCGGTTTTTTGATTGAACAAACCAAGAAAAAATACTTGTGTCCTACCGATTCTGCCTACCTACTGATCGACGCATTGCCAGATGAGATGACATATCCTGATTCAACGGCGTTGTGGGAGAATATCCTGCATGAAATGGCCCAAGGCAGTGAAAGCCTGGAAGACTTCTTAACCGGCCAAGCCGAGTTTGCCGCCGATCTCTGCGGCAAGGCAATTGGCTTAACCATGCCGCTCCAAGGTGAGCATCACTGTCCACAGTGCGGGCAAGGCGTGCTGCAGCAGAGAAGTGGCAGAAACGGCAAGTTTTGGGGCTGTTCGCGCTACCCCGAGTGCCGGGCCTCGTATGATGATCAAGGCGATGCGCCGAAGAAACCGGATTATCCCTGTCCTCGCTGTCGACAAGGCGAACTCCGCTTGAAAAACGGCAAGAACGGCAATTTCTGGGGCTGCACAAAGTTTCCAGCCTGCCGGGCAACCTATAATGATAAAGAAGGCAAGCCGGCGCTGCCGGAACGGTAA
- a CDS encoding AzlC family ABC transporter permease: protein MNSKLNRTHFVEGLTAGIPIALGYIPIAVTFGLLARSADLPFYIPALMSFFVFAGASQFIGVNLLSLGVSHGEIILTTFILNLRHFLMSAAISQKIPESVSKAWRAVLAFGITDETFTIAALRQEESLSRYFVLGLNTIAFAAWNAGTWIGLFFSSGLPAVLQSSMGIALYAMFIGLLIPSCKQSRSALVVALLAASIHSLIRWLPVTASISGGWGIIFATLISAGIGAYLFTEEN, encoded by the coding sequence TTGAATAGTAAATTGAATCGCACTCATTTTGTTGAAGGCTTAACAGCAGGTATTCCCATTGCCCTTGGCTATATTCCCATTGCGGTCACCTTTGGCTTGCTGGCGCGCAGCGCCGATTTGCCATTTTATATCCCGGCGCTCATGTCATTTTTCGTCTTTGCCGGCGCCAGTCAATTTATTGGGGTTAATTTGTTATCTTTAGGCGTTTCGCATGGGGAAATCATCTTAACGACTTTCATCTTAAACCTCAGACACTTTCTAATGTCTGCTGCGATATCACAAAAGATTCCTGAAAGCGTATCCAAAGCGTGGCGAGCAGTGCTGGCATTTGGAATTACTGACGAGACCTTCACGATCGCTGCATTGCGTCAGGAGGAATCGCTTTCTCGCTATTTTGTCCTCGGGCTGAATACCATCGCCTTCGCCGCCTGGAATGCAGGTACCTGGATTGGGCTCTTCTTCTCTAGTGGTCTGCCGGCCGTCTTGCAATCGAGCATGGGTATTGCTCTGTATGCCATGTTTATTGGTCTGCTAATTCCTAGTTGTAAACAGTCAAGATCAGCGTTAGTGGTGGCCTTGCTCGCGGCAAGTATTCATTCATTGATCCGTTGGTTGCCTGTTACTGCCAGTATTAGCGGCGGCTGGGGAATTATTTTTGCTACGTTGATCAGCGCTGGCATTGGCGCTTATCTTTTCACTGAGGAGAATTAA
- a CDS encoding class I adenylate-forming enzyme family protein, producing the protein MLVHELITQGIGDNTVLRGNQTVTYAQLQDEVAKYRGYFQNSGIRFGDNVGLFSRNSFEYVYSYMALASLGAVVVPLNFQLTPHEVAYIIKDAQIKHLVTMEELAIEAELQAYEYQQEVTQLIIAEFSKDLPQSSVSARADIDENQPCVIIYTSGTTGNPKGAVLSHKNLVSDAIIFGKVIPVNSQDNVLCVLPMYHAFAWTCAVLNPLLKGASITVLDGFSPKETISTIKEQAVTVMYGVPPMYNLFVRMGAPEDLASVRMFISGGASLPESVSEQFQQKYGVNIIEGYGLSEASPVVAVNPVTKTKSCSIGKALPGLEVKVIGLSGEQLPPGTVGELVVKGPTVMRGYYNLPLDTARALKDGWLYTGDLAYRDTEGYLFIVDRLKDMIITNGENIYPREIEELLYAFPGVAEAAVIGVPDTLRGQAARAYIVMVEGHVFDKKAIREYLQVKLASYKMPRDYIKVDALPKSQTGKILKRVLREQSDADSRVG; encoded by the coding sequence ATGTTAGTTCATGAACTGATTACTCAGGGAATTGGAGACAATACAGTACTTCGCGGTAACCAAACTGTCACCTATGCGCAACTCCAGGACGAAGTGGCGAAATATCGTGGCTATTTTCAAAACAGCGGTATTCGTTTCGGCGATAATGTTGGCTTGTTTTCTCGCAATTCGTTCGAATACGTTTATAGTTACATGGCGCTTGCCAGCTTGGGCGCTGTTGTTGTTCCACTCAATTTTCAATTGACGCCGCATGAGGTCGCCTATATTATTAAAGACGCACAGATAAAGCATTTGGTGACTATGGAAGAATTGGCTATAGAAGCTGAACTCCAGGCATATGAATACCAGCAGGAAGTTACGCAACTGATCATTGCCGAATTTAGTAAAGATCTGCCGCAGAGCAGTGTTTCTGCTCGTGCTGATATAGATGAAAATCAGCCTTGTGTCATTATTTATACCTCAGGAACGACTGGCAACCCGAAGGGGGCTGTACTGTCCCATAAAAACCTTGTCAGCGATGCCATCATATTTGGCAAAGTGATACCAGTAAACTCGCAAGATAACGTCCTGTGCGTTCTGCCAATGTATCATGCGTTTGCCTGGACCTGCGCCGTTCTGAATCCGCTTCTTAAGGGAGCTTCCATTACGGTGCTTGACGGTTTTTCGCCGAAGGAAACGATTTCCACGATTAAAGAGCAAGCTGTAACTGTCATGTACGGTGTGCCTCCTATGTACAATTTATTTGTGCGCATGGGAGCACCGGAGGATTTGGCCAGTGTTAGAATGTTTATATCTGGTGGAGCATCTTTGCCGGAAAGCGTCTCCGAACAGTTTCAGCAGAAATACGGGGTCAACATTATCGAGGGCTATGGCTTGTCGGAAGCGTCGCCTGTTGTCGCTGTTAATCCCGTGACCAAAACGAAATCTTGCTCTATTGGTAAAGCGCTGCCTGGGCTTGAGGTCAAGGTAATCGGACTTTCTGGCGAACAATTGCCGCCGGGAACTGTTGGTGAACTCGTCGTTAAAGGTCCGACTGTTATGCGCGGCTATTATAACTTGCCGCTCGATACGGCGCGGGCGCTCAAAGACGGCTGGCTCTATACTGGTGACTTGGCGTACCGTGATACGGAAGGCTACTTATTCATCGTCGATCGGTTAAAGGATATGATTATTACGAATGGAGAAAATATCTATCCTAGAGAGATTGAAGAACTGCTGTATGCTTTTCCCGGTGTTGCTGAAGCAGCCGTGATTGGCGTTCCTGACACATTGCGTGGTCAGGCGGCTCGTGCCTATATCGTGATGGTTGAAGGACACGTATTTGATAAAAAAGCAATCCGTGAGTATCTGCAGGTAAAACTTGCCAGCTACAAGATGCCCCGCGATTATATTAAGGTTGACGCGTTGCCGAAAAGCCAGACTGGTAAGATCTTGAAACGGGTATTGCGCGAACAGTCTGATGCCGATTCTAGGGTCGGTTGA
- a CDS encoding MFS transporter, whose amino-acid sequence MINTKIAEWNRRRWLIWAPLALAFLTPYFHRTATGVVADSLMRDFSLGASELGGLSSVYFYTYAAMQIPAGILADRFGPRRLITFALTVGTLGAFLFAVADSMAGLYLGRFLSSFGVGLIYVGIVKIYAEWFRLREFGGMIGLLVVAGSSGFLLSATPLAYVVDTLGWRAAFLIIAAYSLVMAVVCWLVVRDKPAQLGLPTIAEIEAGEGRAAQLDVTERLSIRASLRCVLQNTQTWVPFLASVAIYGVYMAFMGVWGVPYLMQIYGMSRVAAANYIMAVAFGTMIGGPLIGVVSDRCGQRRGPYIWSTVFFIAIWLVLTLWNGAKPPVWALYPLCFAIGLGMSGVNLTVARVKEINLPQCTGVAAGVANAGAFVGAALLQPAFGWVLDMNWNGIMENGVRVYNLQAYQTAFWFCAAVLVVGLVFTLLIKERH is encoded by the coding sequence TTGATTAATACAAAAATAGCAGAATGGAATAGACGCAGATGGCTGATTTGGGCACCGCTAGCGCTGGCCTTTTTAACGCCGTATTTTCACCGTACCGCTACCGGCGTAGTCGCGGACAGCTTAATGCGGGATTTCTCGCTAGGAGCATCTGAATTGGGCGGACTGTCTTCAGTCTACTTTTACACATATGCGGCGATGCAGATACCGGCTGGGATCCTGGCTGATCGCTTCGGCCCCCGGCGTTTAATTACCTTTGCCCTCACGGTTGGCACCCTAGGCGCTTTTCTGTTCGCCGTTGCAGACTCTATGGCAGGACTTTACCTTGGACGCTTTCTGTCAAGCTTTGGCGTCGGTCTGATTTATGTTGGCATTGTGAAAATCTATGCAGAGTGGTTCCGCTTGCGTGAGTTTGGCGGCATGATCGGTCTGTTGGTTGTCGCTGGCAGCTCAGGCTTTCTACTGTCAGCGACTCCGTTGGCCTATGTGGTAGACACACTAGGCTGGCGGGCCGCCTTTCTCATTATTGCAGCATACTCTCTAGTGATGGCAGTTGTTTGCTGGTTGGTGGTTCGGGACAAACCAGCTCAGCTTGGGCTGCCGACAATTGCTGAGATTGAGGCTGGCGAAGGTCGCGCCGCTCAACTGGACGTGACCGAGCGGCTAAGTATCCGCGCCAGTCTGCGCTGTGTCTTGCAGAATACCCAAACCTGGGTGCCCTTTTTGGCATCGGTGGCAATTTACGGCGTATATATGGCCTTTATGGGTGTATGGGGTGTGCCGTATCTGATGCAGATATATGGCATGAGCAGAGTGGCTGCGGCTAACTACATCATGGCAGTTGCATTTGGCACTATGATTGGCGGACCACTGATCGGTGTTGTTTCTGACCGGTGCGGCCAGAGACGCGGGCCATACATCTGGTCTACGGTATTCTTTATTGCTATATGGCTGGTTCTTACCCTTTGGAATGGCGCAAAACCGCCAGTATGGGCGCTTTACCCACTATGTTTTGCGATCGGGTTAGGTATGTCAGGCGTTAATCTCACTGTTGCCCGTGTCAAAGAGATAAATCTGCCGCAATGCACTGGCGTAGCCGCCGGAGTGGCCAATGCAGGTGCGTTTGTCGGGGCCGCGCTACTCCAACCTGCCTTTGGCTGGGTATTGGATATGAATTGGAACGGAATCATGGAAAATGGAGTCAGGGTATACAATCTCCAGGCTTACCAAACTGCATTCTGGTTTTGTGCGGCGGTGCTAGTGGTTGGACTGGTGTTTACGCTATTGATCAAGGAAAGACATTGA
- the recQ gene encoding DNA helicase RecQ, with protein MLEKAKSILKKYYGYDKFRPGQEQIIADLLGGKDTLAIMPTGAGKSLCFQLPAMLLPGVTLVISPLISLMKDQVDGLANQGIPATFINSSLTNAEVRERLYQVRAGQYKLVYVAPERLETDSFQAALSELTISMLAVDEAHCVSQWGHDFRPSYQSIRPFIDRLPKRPVISAFTATATLEVKDDIINLLLLSKPGIHVTGFDRPNLSFSVLRGEDKQKFVLNYLTEKSRQPGIIYAATRKEVDGLYQLLKKKGFAVGHYHAGLSDEQRIREQEQFLYDDIRVMVATNAFGMGIDKSNVRYVIHYNMPKNMEAYYQEAGRSGRDGEPGECILLFGQQDIMLQKFLIDKSVEDPARKQHELRKLQAMVDYCHTPECLRGYILSYFGENIVSECGNCGNCDQEGEQVDVTLDAQKALSCVYRMKERFGLVLVAEVLKGSKNKKVMQLGFDSLPTYGLFAERKLQDIKTLLQRLVATGFLSLTESEYPVLKLTPQAIPVLRNQTTVHQKVVQAPKREADNTLFESLRQLRKALAERDRVPPYVVFADSTLKEMCQYCPQNEADLRKIKGVGDMKLERYGKEFIAAIRQGSSTGPSALHP; from the coding sequence ATGCTGGAAAAAGCAAAATCGATCCTAAAGAAGTATTATGGCTATGATAAATTCCGGCCTGGTCAGGAGCAGATTATCGCCGACCTGCTTGGCGGTAAGGACACGCTGGCGATTATGCCGACAGGAGCCGGCAAGTCGCTCTGTTTTCAGCTTCCCGCTATGTTATTGCCAGGAGTAACGCTGGTCATTTCGCCGCTAATCTCGTTGATGAAAGATCAGGTTGATGGGCTGGCCAACCAGGGAATACCGGCGACATTTATTAACAGCTCGCTAACCAATGCCGAGGTTCGTGAACGGCTGTATCAGGTACGCGCCGGCCAATATAAACTGGTGTATGTTGCGCCTGAACGATTGGAGACCGACTCATTTCAAGCAGCTCTAAGCGAATTGACCATCAGCATGCTGGCTGTGGATGAGGCGCATTGCGTCTCGCAATGGGGGCATGATTTCCGCCCTAGTTATCAGTCGATTCGACCATTTATTGACCGGTTGCCAAAGCGTCCGGTAATTAGCGCGTTTACCGCCACCGCCACGCTGGAAGTTAAAGACGATATCATCAATTTACTGCTGCTTAGCAAGCCGGGAATTCATGTCACCGGCTTTGATCGGCCCAATTTATCGTTTTCTGTTCTGCGCGGTGAGGACAAGCAAAAGTTTGTGTTAAACTATCTAACAGAAAAAAGTCGTCAGCCAGGTATCATCTACGCCGCAACGCGCAAAGAAGTAGACGGCCTGTATCAATTGCTTAAGAAAAAAGGCTTTGCCGTCGGCCATTATCACGCAGGCTTAAGTGATGAACAACGTATACGTGAGCAAGAGCAATTTCTCTATGACGATATTCGTGTCATGGTGGCCACCAACGCATTCGGCATGGGTATTGATAAATCCAACGTACGGTATGTGATTCATTATAATATGCCGAAAAATATGGAGGCTTACTACCAAGAGGCTGGACGCAGCGGCCGCGATGGAGAGCCAGGCGAGTGTATTTTGCTCTTCGGTCAGCAAGATATCATGCTGCAGAAATTTTTAATTGATAAGTCTGTGGAAGATCCTGCGCGCAAGCAGCACGAGCTTCGTAAGCTGCAAGCGATGGTTGATTATTGTCACACGCCAGAGTGCTTGCGGGGCTATATTTTAAGTTATTTCGGCGAGAACATAGTAAGTGAATGCGGCAATTGTGGCAACTGTGACCAGGAAGGTGAGCAAGTGGATGTCACACTTGATGCGCAAAAAGCGCTTTCCTGTGTCTATCGAATGAAAGAACGCTTTGGTTTGGTTCTGGTGGCTGAGGTGTTAAAAGGCTCAAAAAATAAAAAAGTAATGCAGTTAGGCTTTGATAGCCTGCCAACCTATGGACTGTTTGCTGAACGTAAGCTGCAAGATATTAAAACATTGCTGCAACGTCTAGTGGCCACCGGCTTTCTATCCCTGACTGAGAGCGAATATCCTGTGCTCAAATTGACACCGCAAGCCATCCCTGTGTTGCGCAACCAAACAACAGTACATCAAAAAGTCGTCCAAGCTCCGAAAAGGGAAGCAGACAATACTCTGTTTGAGTCGCTTCGCCAACTTCGAAAGGCGCTGGCCGAACGCGACAGGGTACCGCCATATGTGGTTTTTGCTGATAGTACGCTCAAAGAGATGTGCCAATATTGCCCGCAGAACGAAGCTGATCTGCGAAAGATTAAAGGCGTCGGCGATATGAAGCTAGAGCGATATGGTAAGGAGTTCATCGCCGCCATCCGGCAGGGATCTTCAACGGGCCCATCTGCGTTGCACCCGTAA
- a CDS encoding dynamin family protein, giving the protein MIIDSTRQEVIRLLHEQRGMLEQLLSTPNLLKSQQDNQQRSLNREDIGQWLEILNGEIYKAERLEVTFAVVGTMKAGKSTTINAIVGTEVLPNRNQPMTTLPTVIRHRLGQKEPILTFPNPRPFNEIIEKLRDDLEAKRQAGQLAEAAFSATDDGKELIESILDGSLTQVRDTYHGYEEIYQFLKCINDIWRLCSSDCINIDMDMYLDEYDEIHEFPAIEVEFFHLRDQTDPNQGRFTLIDTPGPNEAGQTYLKHIMQEQLEKASAVLAVLDYTQLSAEADAEVREALDEIASLTDNRLFILVNKFDQKDRHGMDVDVLRSYVVKNLFEGRLERDRVHPVSSKYGYLANRALSELAFSGALPDYKANPWVEDFGRIALGACWESEIEDPEEVQYRAAKLWRNSLFDKPLTEVIKKGSENAALISLRSAVAKMDEFDRRVVEGLQLKQKAINIDIKVLEEHIKSLEEDIRLIKVARDDARSIIDESILLLQMEINDLFAGCDSIVKKEVQAIFSGGQSRNWVKQRLQGFIDHTPTTAKPLAVNFDPDGSNDFQTEAEAKQFLNRLIEAVHKHIEPVLNEMQVKTQQTVDDMSIDIWAGVNRRLQKILSAAEQRLNDSFSVSLEFPKPKVRPVAIDFAELRQGVVKEDTVSKTATRQERKWYTLWCRKHDVAYQYEEQIYRIYTREIAGQLQALLEDDHRRVRTALDSYVQNEFSKAIHTYFMEMANYLERFKGDLIDSKHDQELEGDRLAKLQTAMEELHRLTFRHRNDVRAAENELPNGGEQSPHLHCIKTA; this is encoded by the coding sequence ATGATCATTGATAGCACGCGCCAAGAGGTTATCCGGTTGCTGCATGAACAGCGCGGGATGCTGGAACAGTTACTTTCTACGCCTAATCTGCTCAAAAGCCAACAGGATAACCAGCAGCGTAGCCTGAATCGCGAGGATATTGGACAATGGCTCGAAATTCTTAACGGGGAAATATATAAGGCCGAACGACTGGAAGTGACTTTCGCGGTTGTTGGCACCATGAAGGCAGGTAAGTCCACCACAATTAATGCAATTGTCGGTACTGAGGTCTTGCCAAATCGCAACCAACCGATGACAACCTTGCCGACTGTGATTCGTCACCGGCTGGGTCAGAAGGAACCGATTCTAACCTTCCCTAACCCCAGACCATTCAACGAGATTATCGAAAAATTGCGAGATGATCTCGAAGCAAAGCGTCAAGCCGGGCAGTTGGCAGAGGCGGCGTTTTCTGCGACCGACGATGGCAAAGAATTAATTGAGAGCATCCTTGATGGATCGTTAACTCAGGTACGGGACACTTATCATGGCTATGAAGAAATCTATCAATTTTTAAAATGTATTAATGACATTTGGCGTCTTTGCAGTAGCGATTGCATCAATATTGATATGGATATGTATCTGGACGAATATGACGAAATACATGAGTTCCCGGCGATTGAGGTGGAGTTCTTTCATTTGCGCGACCAGACCGATCCGAATCAGGGAAGGTTTACCCTGATCGATACTCCAGGTCCGAACGAAGCTGGGCAGACCTATCTGAAACACATCATGCAAGAACAGCTGGAGAAGGCTTCAGCCGTCCTCGCTGTGCTTGACTATACACAACTAAGTGCAGAAGCAGACGCCGAAGTGCGTGAAGCGCTAGACGAGATCGCCAGCTTGACGGATAATCGGCTGTTCATTCTCGTGAACAAGTTTGACCAGAAGGACAGGCACGGAATGGATGTTGATGTCCTGCGCTCCTATGTCGTGAAGAATCTGTTTGAGGGCCGCTTGGAAAGAGATCGGGTTCATCCAGTATCAAGCAAATATGGTTATCTGGCAAACCGGGCTCTGTCTGAGCTTGCTTTTTCGGGCGCTTTGCCTGATTATAAAGCAAATCCCTGGGTGGAGGACTTTGGCCGGATAGCGCTTGGCGCCTGTTGGGAAAGCGAGATTGAAGACCCGGAAGAAGTACAGTACCGGGCAGCTAAATTGTGGCGCAACAGTTTATTTGACAAGCCTCTGACAGAAGTGATCAAGAAGGGGTCGGAGAACGCGGCTTTGATTAGTCTGCGGTCGGCTGTTGCGAAGATGGATGAATTTGATCGGCGTGTGGTGGAAGGTCTGCAACTTAAACAAAAAGCAATCAATATCGATATCAAGGTGCTTGAAGAACATATCAAATCATTGGAAGAAGATATCCGACTGATTAAAGTCGCTAGAGATGACGCCCGCAGCATTATTGATGAAAGCATCTTGCTGCTGCAGATGGAGATTAATGACTTATTTGCTGGTTGTGACAGCATTGTTAAAAAGGAAGTTCAGGCAATTTTCAGTGGCGGTCAGAGCAGAAACTGGGTAAAACAGCGTCTGCAGGGGTTTATTGATCACACACCGACAACTGCCAAGCCACTCGCGGTAAACTTTGATCCCGACGGATCCAATGACTTTCAAACGGAGGCAGAAGCCAAGCAGTTTCTCAACCGCTTGATTGAAGCCGTGCATAAACATATCGAGCCAGTTCTTAACGAAATGCAAGTAAAAACACAGCAAACGGTTGATGATATGTCAATAGATATTTGGGCAGGTGTCAACCGGCGGCTACAGAAAATACTATCAGCCGCCGAACAACGATTGAATGACTCATTTTCTGTCTCGCTAGAATTTCCGAAGCCCAAGGTGCGTCCGGTGGCGATTGATTTTGCCGAGCTTCGCCAAGGGGTAGTCAAAGAAGATACGGTCAGTAAAACGGCGACAAGACAGGAAAGAAAGTGGTATACGCTTTGGTGCCGTAAGCATGATGTCGCGTATCAATACGAGGAACAGATTTACCGGATTTATACGCGGGAGATTGCCGGCCAATTGCAGGCTTTGCTGGAAGATGATCACCGCAGGGTCAGAACTGCCTTGGACAGTTATGTGCAAAATGAATTCAGTAAAGCCATCCATACTTACTTTATGGAAATGGCAAACTACTTGGAACGGTTTAAGGGAGATCTGATCGACTCAAAACACGATCAGGAGCTGGAAGGCGATCGCCTGGCAAAGCTGCAGACAGCGATGGAGGAACTGCATCGTCTAACCTTCCGACATAGGAATGATGTTCGAGCAGCGGAGAATGAACTGCCAAATGGAGGAGAACAGAGTCCCCATCTGCATTGCATCAAAACCGCATGA
- a CDS encoding AzlD domain-containing protein, producing the protein MELLEIFVLIGGMAIVTYLPRQLPLVLLQNLKLSPALVRFMKFIPYAALAALIFPGVLSSTGARQEAAVAGTMIAVLLAYFELNLLLVVTGGIAGALLVILRFAY; encoded by the coding sequence ATGGAACTACTAGAAATTTTCGTACTCATCGGTGGTATGGCTATAGTTACCTATCTGCCACGTCAACTGCCGCTGGTTTTGCTGCAAAATCTTAAGCTATCACCAGCGCTGGTTCGTTTCATGAAATTTATTCCCTATGCAGCTTTGGCGGCTTTGATTTTCCCGGGTGTGCTGAGCTCAACCGGAGCGCGGCAGGAGGCAGCGGTCGCAGGGACGATGATCGCCGTGCTGTTGGCATATTTTGAACTAAATTTGCTGCTGGTCGTAACTGGCGGCATTGCTGGGGCTTTGTTGGTCATCTTGCGATTTGCGTATTGA